The genomic window CTGCCGCCGGTAGGCGGCTGCAGGGCCTCGAGCGCGAGGCGCCTTCTCCCTCCAGCTAGCCGGGTGTCGAAGGTTTGCCCTGATCGGGCCGTGCTGGAGGAGCGTTTCCCCAGCGCGGCCCGATTGCCGTATCAGCGCGCAGCGGCGTGCCCGCGCCGGCTCACAAAAGCCTGACAAACACGCTGGCTCGGCAGCGATCGTTGAGCAACGGCTTCGCCCGCTGCCGTACGATACCGCAAGGTTTTGCACCCCTGTGCGGCCGTGATCACCGCGGATGGACCCGCCATGCCCGCCGTCGCCAACCGCGCCGAAGCGTTCGTCGCCCGCCTGCTCGCCGCCGGAGACGCGGGCGTCCGCCGGCAGCTCCTTGCCGATCACGGCCTGGACGCGGAGGCGCTGCGCCATGCAGCCCTGCTGCTGGTGGAAGAGGGTTACCGCGTCCTGGGCGCTGATCCGTTGCGCATGGAACAATTGGCCGAAGGCGCACGCACCCTCGCCGCGCAGGGCGGCGACCCGTTCCCGGCGGCGATGGCAACGATGTGCTTCGGAGACGCCCTGCGGTTCCAGGGCCGCAACGGTGAAGCGCTCGACGCGCTGGATGCCGCGTACACCAGCTTCCAGGCGCTGAGCCGGCCGGTGGAAGCCGCACGAACGCGGATTGGCTGGGTCGAGTGCGCGGCCCGGCTCGGGCGCGTGATGGAGGCGATGTCCGCGGCGCGTGGCGCGCGGCGGGTACTGCGAGCATACGGCGAGCACTACCGCGCCGGATCGCTGGAGCTGAGCGTCGGGATCGTGCATGCGCAGACCGGCGACCATCCCGCGGCGCTGCGGGCCTTTACCCTGGCGAGCCGCCTGTACCAGCGGTCAGGCGAGGCCGGGCGCCTCGGCGTGGCGCGGGCGCGGCAGAACCGCGGCCTGACGCTCAGCATTCTTGGTCGGCATCGCGAAGCAGTGGTCGAGTTCGAGGCCGCCCGGACGGTGTTCGAGGCGAGCGGAGAGCAGGCTGGAATCGCTCGCATGTCCGCGAATCTCGGCTACACCTACATCGCCCTCGGCCAGTACACCCGCGCCTTGAGAGCCCTGGAAACGGCGCTGCAGCTCGCCCAGGAGACGGGCATCGCGGCGCGCGATCCCGCAGCCTTCCACGGCTCGCTGGCAGATTGTTATCTGGCGCTGAATCGCCCGGCCGATGCCTTGCGCCAGCTCGAATCGCTCGAGCACGAGGTCGAACAGGTCGACAGTGCGGCCGACGCGCTGGCGCTCGCCGCGCGACGCGCCGTCGCCCTGTTACGGTTGGGCGAGCGTGAGCACGCCTTCGCCACGATCGACGCCGCCCTGCGCGCCCACCCGGATGCCGGCGCACACCACCGCGCCTGGTTGCTCACCCAGCAGGCGGCGATGCAGCTCTCGCCGCACGCGACGAACGACGCGCACGGCGCCCTGCGTGACGCGCTCGCCGCGGAGCGAGCCGCGCGCCTGACTGGCAGCTCACGGCTGCGCGCCGAAGCGCTGGTCGTCCAGGCCGCCGCCCTCGTCGCATTGGGCCGCGGGCCGGAGGCACAGCGGGTGGCCGTCCGCGCCCGGCGGCTGGCGGCAAAGGCCGACGCGGCGCCGTTGCTGTACCGGATTGCTGAATTGCGCGGGCAGGTTGCCGAGGCCGAAGCAAACGAGCCGCGGGCGATTCAGCTCTACCGCGCGGCGGCCGCGCAGTTGGAGCGCGAGCAGCGCGGGGTGATCTTCGCGTTCCGCGACAGCTTTGCGCTGAGCCGCGGCCTTGCCTATCAACGGCTTGCCGTGCTGCTGCTCCGTGCCGGCAAGCCGAGCCAGGCGCTTGCCAACGTTGAGCGGGCGAAATCACGCGCGTTGATGGACGCGATTCGCGGCGGCTTCGCCCCGCGTCTGCGTGGCAGTGGCGAGGTGCGCCGGCTGGCACGTGAGCTGCAGCACGCCCGCGAGGTCTATGCCGCCCTTCGTGCTGGGCCGGACGTGCCGTTCCCTGAAGTCGCGACGACGCGGAGGGCCGCGGGCGGCGAGGCTCCGGCCGCCGAGGTCGAACAGCGAATCGTGGATCTGACGCGCCGGCTGCAGATCGCCGGCGCCGCCC from Dehalococcoidia bacterium includes these protein-coding regions:
- a CDS encoding CHAT domain-containing protein; the protein is MPAVANRAEAFVARLLAAGDAGVRRQLLADHGLDAEALRHAALLLVEEGYRVLGADPLRMEQLAEGARTLAAQGGDPFPAAMATMCFGDALRFQGRNGEALDALDAAYTSFQALSRPVEAARTRIGWVECAARLGRVMEAMSAARGARRVLRAYGEHYRAGSLELSVGIVHAQTGDHPAALRAFTLASRLYQRSGEAGRLGVARARQNRGLTLSILGRHREAVVEFEAARTVFEASGEQAGIARMSANLGYTYIALGQYTRALRALETALQLAQETGIAARDPAAFHGSLADCYLALNRPADALRQLESLEHEVEQVDSAADALALAARRAVALLRLGEREHAFATIDAALRAHPDAGAHHRAWLLTQQAAMQLSPHATNDAHGALRDALAAERAARLTGSSRLRAEALVVQAAALVALGRGPEAQRVAVRARRLAAKADAAPLLYRIAELRGQVAEAEANEPRAIQLYRAAAAQLEREQRGVIFAFRDSFALSRGLAYQRLAVLLLRAGKPSQALANVERAKSRALMDAIRGGFAPRLRGSGEVRRLARELQHAREVYAALRAGPDVPFPEVATTRRAAGGEAPAAEVEQRIVDLTRRLQIAGAAQGIADPLDSAVEETPPVMPAGAGLLEFAVAGDDLLRFLVVGGVVRGEILPGRVAQVERLIRAFRLNIESTERVNPSGIAALETQVRAVLSRLHALLLGGLDELVDLERLVVVPHGLLHYLPFAALHDGERFLVERFTLSSAPSAGLYSICRARTARRTGTLVLAHSAGGRLPHALSEAAAVGKVLGAPVWCEAEATRGRLARDGQRAAVIHIAAHGQFRADAPLFSGIELGDGSLTTADVFDLKLRAALVTLSACDTGRSVLGGGDELSGLVRAFLYAGAADLLVSLWRVDDAGTAELMARFYRELAGGTGLATALRRAQLELLSPRMRENGRSHPFFWAGFQLIGDDRSLTRRRKRMQEE